A genomic window from Punica granatum isolate Tunisia-2019 chromosome 2, ASM765513v2, whole genome shotgun sequence includes:
- the LOC116196964 gene encoding CEN-like protein 1 has translation MSRIVDPLIVGRVMGDVVEVFTQSVKLTITYGSNKRVSNGHELMPAVFMTKPRVEIGGVDMREAYTLILTDPDAPSPSDPHLREHLHWIVTDIPGTTDASFGREIVSYESPNPVIGIHRYVFVLFKQTRGRQTVRAPISRDHFNTKKFSEDNGLGLPVAVVYFNAQRETAARRR, from the exons ATGTCGAGAATTGTGGATCCACTTATTGTTGGGAGGGTGATGGGAGATGTAGTCGAAGTCTTTACTCAGAGTGTTAAACTCACTATCACATACGGCTCCAACAAGAGAGTCTCCAACGGCCATGAGCTTATGCCTGCTGTTTTCATGACTAAACCTCGGGTCGAGATTGGAGGGGTTGACATGAGAGAGGCTTATACACTG ATCTTGACAGACCCTGATGCTCCAAGCCCTAGTGATCCACACTTGAGGGAACATCTTCACTG GATCGTTACCGACATACCAGGGACAACTGATGCATCTTTTG GAAGAGAAATCGTGAGCTATGAGTCCCCGAATCCTGTCATCGGCATTCACCGCTACGTGTTTGTGCTGTTCAAGCAGACAAGAGGGAGGCAAACGGTTCGAGCCCCAATTTCACGGGACCATTTCAACACCAAGAAGTTCTCGGAAGACAATGGCCTGGGACTCCCAGTGGCTGTCGTGTACTTTAATGCCCAGAGAGAGACAGCTGCTCGAAGACGGTGA